In one window of Deinococcus terrestris DNA:
- a CDS encoding MFS transporter, which produces MTAPADAAAALRFPEFRALLLSSTFSSLASRMLAVAIGYQVYELTRSPLALGLLGLVEAIPALGLALIGGHYADRLDRRAILLVTRLVFAACALGLALASRGADAGTVTLLYVLVFVAGVARGFGDPASSAFETRIVPASAFVNASAWLGSVGQATGIIGPALGGLLLATWSATGTYVLIAGLTLTAWAALWRIAPKPQPAPPERESMAESIRGGLRFVRRDPVILGSMALDLFAVLFGGVVALLPVFASDILGVGPRGLGLLLAAPAVGALLVMLWATRHPPLRNSGRTLLLGVAGFGVSIIVFALSRDFAVSLVALFFTGVFDGVNMVIRKAILRLRTPDHLRGRVAAVSLVFIGSSNELGALESGVAASALGTVRSVWAGGVVTLLVVALVAWRVPALRSLHLGEAGPGDEGARPSPTPPPAPRQF; this is translated from the coding sequence ATGACCGCCCCCGCCGACGCTGCCGCCGCCCTGCGGTTCCCGGAGTTCCGGGCATTGCTGCTCTCCTCCACCTTCTCCTCGCTGGCGAGCCGGATGCTGGCGGTTGCCATCGGGTATCAGGTGTACGAACTCACGCGCAGCCCGCTCGCGCTGGGGCTGCTGGGGCTGGTGGAGGCGATCCCGGCGCTGGGGCTGGCCCTGATCGGCGGGCATTACGCCGACCGGCTGGACCGCCGCGCGATCTTGCTCGTTACGCGGCTGGTGTTCGCGGCGTGTGCCCTGGGGCTGGCCCTGGCCTCACGTGGGGCGGACGCGGGCACCGTGACGCTCCTCTACGTGCTGGTGTTCGTGGCGGGGGTGGCGCGGGGGTTCGGGGACCCGGCGTCGTCGGCGTTCGAGACGCGGATCGTCCCGGCGTCCGCCTTCGTGAACGCCTCGGCGTGGCTGGGGAGTGTGGGGCAGGCGACCGGAATCATCGGCCCGGCGCTGGGGGGGCTGCTGCTCGCCACCTGGAGCGCGACCGGCACCTACGTCCTGATTGCGGGGCTGACGCTGACGGCGTGGGCGGCGCTGTGGCGCATCGCGCCCAAGCCGCAGCCCGCGCCCCCGGAGCGGGAGAGCATGGCCGAGAGCATCCGGGGGGGGCTGAGGTTCGTGCGGCGCGACCCGGTGATTCTGGGGTCGATGGCGCTGGACCTGTTCGCGGTGCTGTTCGGAGGGGTGGTGGCGCTGCTGCCGGTCTTCGCCTCCGACATCCTGGGGGTGGGGCCGCGCGGGCTGGGGCTGCTGCTGGCAGCCCCGGCGGTCGGCGCCCTGCTGGTGATGCTGTGGGCCACCCGGCACCCGCCGCTGCGGAACAGCGGGCGCACGCTGCTGCTGGGCGTGGCGGGGTTCGGGGTCAGCATCATCGTGTTCGCGCTGTCGCGGGACTTCGCGGTGTCGCTGGTCGCCCTCTTTTTTACCGGGGTGTTCGACGGGGTGAACATGGTGATTCGCAAGGCCATCTTGCGGCTGCGGACGCCCGATCACCTGCGCGGGCGGGTGGCGGCGGTGAGCCTGGTTTTCATCGGGTCGAGCAACGAACTGGGGGCGCTGGAAAGTGGCGTGGCCGCCAGCGCCCTGGGCACCGTGCGCTCGGTGTGGGCGGGCGGGGTGGTCACGCTGCTGGTCGTCGCTCTCGTCGCGTGGCGGGTGCCCGCCTTGCGCTCGCTGCACCTGGGCGAGGCGGGGCCGGGGGACGAGGGGGCGCGGCCCTCCCCCACCCCGCCGCCCGCGCCGCGTCAGTTTTAG
- a CDS encoding M42 family metallopeptidase translates to MLPALRDRLRELCDIDAVSGDERPLLRSLRTALAGQVDDFQIDVAGNAYAVRRGPAPGPTVLIAAHTDEIGLMVKSIEPGGFIRFEKIGGVIDSLLPARAVRVRGVNGVIGMKSGHYQSEAERTQGRKAGDLYIDLGCSSAAEVEALGVRIGDPVAFVSPLLEIGGQPHLVAGKAIDNRLGCAVLLELALGAAPAAGTVIYAFTAQEEVGLKGAKLAAERFRPDLALALDTMPTGDTPDMSEHRDLNVRLGAGPALQVMAGPGGRANLLHPGVRDFLEEVARERGVPLQACTFSGGSNDSAAMAWAGLGLAAGSLTLPRRYSHSPLELADLRDAVGAAEVLHGVVGRLPNLPDFTFLPDDA, encoded by the coding sequence ATGCTCCCTGCCCTCCGCGACCGCCTGCGCGAGCTGTGCGACATCGACGCCGTCTCCGGCGACGAGCGGCCCCTGCTGCGTTCCCTCCGAACCGCCCTCGCCGGGCAGGTGGACGACTTCCAGATCGACGTGGCGGGCAACGCCTACGCGGTGCGGCGCGGCCCTGCTCCCGGCCCCACCGTCCTGATCGCCGCCCACACCGACGAGATCGGCCTGATGGTCAAGAGCATCGAACCCGGCGGCTTCATCCGCTTCGAGAAGATCGGCGGCGTGATCGACAGCCTGCTCCCCGCGCGGGCGGTGCGGGTGCGCGGCGTGAACGGCGTGATCGGTATGAAGTCCGGCCACTACCAGTCGGAAGCCGAGCGCACCCAGGGCCGCAAGGCGGGCGACCTCTACATCGACCTGGGCTGCTCCAGCGCCGCCGAGGTGGAGGCGCTCGGCGTGCGGATCGGGGACCCAGTGGCCTTTGTCAGCCCGCTGCTGGAGATCGGCGGGCAGCCCCACCTCGTCGCGGGCAAGGCCATCGACAACCGCCTGGGCTGCGCGGTGCTGCTCGAACTGGCGCTGGGGGCCGCGCCCGCCGCTGGAACGGTCATCTACGCCTTCACCGCCCAGGAGGAGGTGGGCCTCAAGGGGGCCAAACTCGCCGCCGAACGCTTTCGCCCCGACCTCGCCCTCGCGCTGGACACCATGCCCACCGGCGACACGCCCGACATGAGCGAGCACCGCGACTTGAATGTGCGGCTGGGCGCGGGTCCCGCTCTGCAAGTGATGGCCGGTCCGGGTGGCCGCGCCAACCTGCTGCACCCCGGCGTGCGCGACTTTCTGGAGGAGGTGGCCCGCGAGCGCGGCGTGCCGCTCCAGGCCTGCACCTTCAGCGGTGGTTCCAACGACTCGGCCGCGATGGCCTGGGCCGGGCTGGGCCTCGCCGCCGGATCGCTGACTCTCCCCAGGCGCTACTCGCACTCGCCCCTCGAACTCGCCGACCTGCGCGACGCCGTGGGCGCCGCCGAGGTGCTGCACGGCGTGGTGGGGCGGCTGCCTAATCTTCCCGACTTTACCTTCCTGCCCGATGACGCCTGA